From Phycisphaerae bacterium, a single genomic window includes:
- the fliD gene encoding flagellar filament capping protein FliD, protein MGTISTGVGLVSGLNIQDIVSQLIEIESRPIKRLEQRVTDTQARQTAYTELSALLLGAKGLIHTFVLPSAFKVKSATSSNESVLTATAKTTASTGRYSFLVKSLATSHQVVSSGFADPDRTPVGAGTLIFAPSQARVDPKTAVSTLNGFNGIRRGMVRITDRSGASADVDLRAPTSVADILNAINSQTGISVKAEVDGGRIVITDTTGLSSGNLVISDLSGGGAASDMGIAGTFSSGRAVGKDMLWMTATTRLTALNDGLGVRSNGLLSDLRFELKGGEVFEATLSENLRFTMNLAMLNSGLGVRADETGQRVIRITNRAGAGAEIDLSSAQTLQDVSNAITNAGLSLGVSISGNKLVITDRSGGTDRNLRIEDVKGYAAADLGITADTAESGVTGRGIYRIETIGDVLRAIQYAEGNNGYVTAALSADGKGITITDNTTGLNDTLVSAVNGSLAAYDLGLLDSRSATERSFSGSTFTGSDLLGGLNTVMLKSLKGGAGVRVGLVEFTRASGEVFSLDFTSAKTLADVINIINADGRLHAEVGVNGTEIAITDTSGATGPMSAAGSLAEDLGLTDRGGVLVSGNLNRQFISENTLLASLRNGKGIRYGQIRLSDSRGNSATITLNEDVHRTVGDVLREINRLFVGVEAGINEDGDGIKLVDTAGGTLTMSVSDVAGGGAAADLGIKGSAQNGEITSSYRSRIEVDADDTLYDVVSKINDAKIGVQANVINDGSAWQPYRLTLTSQTSGLAGQMALHTTPGMMKLNLLSDARDAVVVVGDLNSSSAVVMASGSNSISNAIRGVTLNLTQTSDLPVTVNVQNDVDTVVAGINGFVEAFNLFVDKVAELTKFEAATNTRGLLLGDGTTMQVRDSLYRVLLANVNDSSLKYTNVTQVGLKLMTKSGGKLQFDEEKFRQAFEEDPDAVNELFTRIVKNKEGKSVQIGIAGQLDSLLSRLTSSVDGTLTLRNKSLQDEIDQYVKRQEELQERIDAKEAQLYAKFYAMETALSSLQSQQSALAGLAALVNSTKTK, encoded by the coding sequence ATGGGTACGATTTCAACAGGGGTGGGGCTGGTTTCCGGACTGAATATCCAGGATATTGTCAGCCAGCTCATCGAGATCGAGAGCCGCCCGATCAAACGCCTCGAGCAGCGCGTCACGGACACCCAGGCACGGCAGACCGCCTACACCGAGCTCAGCGCCTTGCTGCTCGGAGCCAAGGGCCTGATCCACACTTTTGTGTTGCCTTCGGCCTTCAAGGTCAAGAGCGCCACCAGCTCCAACGAAAGCGTCTTGACGGCCACCGCCAAGACAACGGCAAGCACGGGCAGATACAGCTTCCTCGTCAAGTCGCTGGCAACCTCCCATCAGGTCGTGTCCTCCGGGTTTGCTGATCCCGACCGGACCCCTGTCGGAGCCGGGACCCTCATTTTTGCCCCCTCCCAGGCGCGAGTGGATCCCAAGACGGCCGTTTCCACGCTGAACGGTTTCAACGGGATCCGGCGGGGGATGGTCCGGATTACGGATCGAAGCGGGGCTTCGGCCGACGTTGACCTCCGAGCGCCGACCAGTGTCGCCGACATCCTCAATGCGATCAATTCCCAGACCGGAATCAGCGTCAAGGCCGAGGTGGATGGAGGCCGAATCGTCATCACCGACACGACGGGCCTGTCTTCGGGAAATCTCGTCATCTCCGATCTGTCAGGCGGCGGCGCGGCAAGCGATATGGGTATCGCCGGCACCTTCTCCTCCGGCCGGGCCGTCGGGAAGGACATGTTGTGGATGACCGCCACGACGCGCCTGACGGCCCTCAACGATGGTCTGGGAGTCCGGTCAAACGGCCTGCTTTCGGACCTGCGGTTCGAGCTGAAGGGCGGCGAGGTGTTTGAGGCCACTCTATCCGAAAACCTCCGCTTCACCATGAACCTGGCAATGCTCAATTCCGGCCTCGGCGTGCGCGCCGACGAAACCGGTCAGCGAGTCATCCGCATCACGAACCGGGCGGGCGCCGGCGCCGAGATTGATCTTTCGTCGGCTCAAACCTTGCAGGATGTGAGTAACGCGATCACGAATGCCGGGCTGTCGCTCGGCGTTTCCATATCCGGCAACAAACTGGTTATCACCGACAGGTCCGGAGGTACCGACCGCAACCTGCGGATCGAGGATGTCAAAGGTTACGCCGCCGCTGATCTCGGCATCACCGCGGACACCGCCGAGAGTGGGGTAACCGGTCGCGGAATCTATCGGATCGAGACGATTGGCGACGTGCTCCGTGCCATTCAGTACGCCGAGGGCAACAATGGCTACGTCACCGCTGCCCTATCGGCAGACGGCAAGGGAATCACCATCACCGACAACACCACGGGTCTTAACGACACGCTGGTTTCAGCGGTCAACGGATCGCTTGCGGCTTACGATCTGGGGTTGCTCGACTCGCGATCCGCGACCGAGCGGTCTTTCAGCGGCAGCACCTTCACCGGTAGCGATCTCCTGGGCGGCCTGAACACCGTCATGCTCAAGTCGCTCAAGGGAGGTGCGGGCGTGCGGGTCGGCCTGGTCGAATTCACGAGGGCAAGCGGAGAAGTGTTTTCCCTGGACTTCACAAGTGCCAAAACCCTCGCGGACGTGATCAACATCATCAACGCCGATGGCCGTTTGCACGCCGAGGTGGGCGTGAATGGGACCGAGATCGCGATCACCGACACGAGCGGTGCCACTGGGCCGATGTCTGCCGCCGGTTCTCTTGCCGAAGATCTGGGCCTGACGGATCGGGGCGGAGTGCTCGTCAGCGGCAACCTGAATCGCCAGTTCATTTCCGAAAACACTCTGCTGGCCTCACTACGCAACGGTAAGGGGATTCGTTACGGCCAGATCCGGTTGAGCGACAGCAGAGGCAATTCCGCCACGATCACCCTGAACGAGGATGTCCACCGGACGGTGGGCGACGTGCTGCGGGAAATCAATCGGTTGTTCGTCGGCGTCGAGGCCGGCATCAATGAGGATGGTGACGGTATCAAACTGGTGGATACCGCCGGGGGCACGCTGACCATGAGTGTAAGCGACGTGGCAGGGGGGGGCGCCGCCGCCGATCTGGGTATCAAGGGATCAGCCCAGAACGGCGAAATCACGTCCAGCTACCGTAGCAGAATCGAGGTGGACGCCGATGACACGCTGTACGACGTGGTCAGCAAGATCAACGATGCCAAAATCGGCGTTCAGGCGAACGTCATCAACGACGGATCCGCCTGGCAGCCTTATCGACTGACGCTCACCTCCCAAACCAGCGGGCTGGCAGGGCAAATGGCCCTCCATACCACGCCCGGCATGATGAAGCTGAATCTGCTCAGCGACGCCAGGGATGCGGTTGTCGTCGTCGGCGATCTGAACTCCTCCAGCGCAGTGGTGATGGCAAGCGGCAGCAACTCGATCAGCAATGCCATTCGCGGTGTCACGTTGAATCTGACCCAGACCAGCGACCTCCCCGTGACGGTCAACGTCCAAAACGATGTCGATACGGTTGTTGCGGGCATCAACGGCTTCGTCGAGGCTTTCAACCTCTTCGTGGATAAGGTCGCGGAGCTGACCAAGTTCGAAGCCGCCACCAATACGAGAGGCTTGCTGCTCGGTGATGGCACAACCATGCAGGTTCGCGATTCGCTCTACCGCGTCCTCTTGGCCAATGTCAACGATTCATCGCTCAAGTACACGAACGTGACCCAGGTGGGCTTGAAGCTGATGACCAAGAGCGGCGGAAAACTCCAGTTTGACGAAGAGAAGTTCCGACAGGCCTTCGAGGAAGACCCGGACGCCGTAAATGAGCTTTTCACTCGCATCGTCAAGAACAAGGAAGGAAAGTCTGTTCAGATCGGCATCGCCGGCCAACTCGATAGCCTGCTGTCGCGGCTGACCAGTAGCGTCGACGGGACATTGACCCTCCGTAACAAGAGCCTCCAGGATGAAATCGATCAATATGTCAAGCGGCAGGAGGAGCTTCAGGAGCGGATAGATGCCAAGGAAGCTCAACTGTACGCCAAGTTCTATGCCATGGAGACGGCCTTGTCTTCGCTTCAAAGCCAGCAGAGCGCATTGGCCGGCCTTGCCGCGTTGGTCAACTCGACAAAGACAAAATGA
- a CDS encoding flagellin, with protein MRINTNVAAIATTNRLINNQDDLNIRLERLSTGLRINRGADDPAGLIASEVLRSQIRGISQAVENSQRAMNVISVAEAALNEVSSLILDLRSLIVHAANEGAISQSEIEADQLQIDSILEAIDRIANTTTFAGRKLIDGSLSYTVSGLHTSAIARAMLFGARVPDYGATHVTVSVIQSAQTAQLVYAGSSIGYNVTLELQGTLGTEIVAITSGSSVEQIAANINASTVVTGVSATVSGTGANARLLLNSVEFGERAFVSVQPLEGNFIVAEGARIQDNGQDAGVLINGQVAAFDALTGLLRANGLDMEIELTVAGATTIASTDFYITGGGATFQIGPDVNPGGQISIGIPSIGTAHLGDVQNGFLNTIRGAGRNSIVGGHCAEAERVVTKALNQIAVLRGRLGSLQRNQIETNMNSQRVALENVMASESAIRDADIATEVANLTRAQILVQSTSTVLGIANQLPRNVLSLLQG; from the coding sequence ATGCGTATCAACACCAACGTCGCCGCCATCGCGACAACCAACCGCCTGATCAACAACCAGGACGACCTCAACATCCGCTTGGAGCGGCTCAGCACCGGGTTGAGGATCAATCGCGGAGCGGATGATCCTGCCGGGCTGATCGCTTCCGAGGTCCTTCGCAGCCAGATCAGGGGAATCAGCCAGGCCGTCGAGAACTCCCAGCGGGCTATGAATGTCATCAGCGTTGCTGAGGCGGCCCTTAACGAGGTATCGTCACTCATTCTCGACCTGCGCAGCCTCATCGTTCACGCCGCGAATGAAGGGGCGATCAGTCAGTCTGAAATCGAGGCCGATCAGCTCCAGATCGACTCAATTCTCGAAGCTATCGATCGAATCGCGAATACCACGACTTTTGCCGGCCGCAAGCTCATCGACGGCAGTCTCTCCTACACCGTCTCGGGTCTGCATACCTCCGCAATCGCCCGGGCGATGCTCTTCGGGGCCAGAGTGCCTGATTACGGCGCTACCCATGTCACTGTCTCCGTGATCCAGTCGGCGCAGACCGCGCAGTTGGTCTATGCCGGCAGCTCGATCGGTTACAACGTGACACTCGAGCTCCAGGGAACCCTTGGCACCGAAATCGTGGCCATTACCAGCGGCTCCAGCGTGGAGCAAATCGCCGCGAATATCAACGCCAGCACCGTTGTCACCGGAGTCTCCGCAACCGTCAGCGGGACGGGCGCTAACGCGCGGCTTCTGCTCAATAGCGTCGAGTTTGGCGAAAGAGCCTTTGTGTCGGTCCAGCCCCTGGAGGGCAATTTCATCGTGGCCGAAGGTGCCAGGATTCAGGACAACGGCCAGGACGCCGGTGTGCTCATCAACGGGCAAGTGGCTGCGTTCGATGCCTTGACCGGCCTGCTCCGGGCCAATGGCCTTGACATGGAAATCGAGCTGACCGTGGCGGGTGCGACGACGATTGCCAGCACGGATTTCTACATCACCGGCGGCGGAGCAACCTTCCAGATCGGACCGGATGTCAATCCCGGAGGCCAGATTTCCATTGGTATCCCGTCCATCGGTACCGCTCACCTGGGCGATGTCCAGAATGGCTTCCTCAACACGATTCGCGGGGCCGGTCGGAACTCGATCGTCGGCGGTCACTGCGCCGAGGCCGAAAGGGTGGTCACCAAGGCCCTCAATCAGATTGCCGTCTTACGCGGTCGACTCGGATCGCTCCAACGCAATCAGATCGAAACCAACATGAACAGCCAACGGGTGGCCCTTGAGAACGTTATGGCGTCGGAGTCGGCCATTCGTGATGCCGATATCGCAACCGAGGTTGCCAATCTGACCCGTGCCCAGATCCTGGTGCAGAGTACCTCCACGGTCTTGGGTATCGCCAACCAGTTGCCTAGAAACGTGCTCTCTTTGCTGCAGGGCTAG
- the fliS gene encoding flagellar export chaperone FliS, which produces MSREPNPYLRDAILTASPEQLQLMLYDGAIRFTRQGIKAIEDKNWEQCFNAFNRAQQIILEMLNALNYDVDRELCKRMAGIYNFIYRKLIEACSSRELQAANDALGLLEFQRETWVMLIERLKQERSGVNSSQAGDAQSSKVGEQTAAPSYGTLCLEG; this is translated from the coding sequence ATGAGCCGGGAACCGAATCCATACCTCCGAGACGCCATCCTGACCGCCAGCCCCGAGCAGCTCCAGCTGATGCTCTATGACGGGGCCATCCGGTTCACCCGACAGGGCATCAAGGCCATCGAGGACAAGAACTGGGAACAGTGCTTCAATGCATTCAACCGGGCTCAGCAGATCATCCTGGAAATGCTGAACGCTCTCAATTACGACGTTGACCGCGAGCTGTGCAAGCGGATGGCCGGCATCTATAACTTCATCTATCGCAAGCTCATAGAGGCCTGCTCTAGCCGCGAGCTGCAAGCTGCCAACGACGCCCTGGGATTACTGGAGTTCCAGCGGGAAACCTGGGTGATGCTGATAGAAAGGCTCAAGCAGGAACGCTCCGGCGTGAACTCGTCACAAGCCGGCGACGCCCAGTCCTCCAAGGTCGGCGAACAGACGGCCGCTCCCAGTTATGGGACGCTGTGTCTCGAAGGGTGA
- a CDS encoding tetratricopeptide repeat protein translates to MMAKENPGPLGDGLLTGCFSEKAVTKAAHDRRKSPPRLTHFVERVKAVSGSLFFLIAWTMLQLTPAPAQNVATTTQAEPPSGALAGLAGISEVKPGMSTKELIELARQLAQSHRWDDAEKILTEVIRQEPRNLSAYQSAAQMYEIRASVVRADASLPDAAEKSNTLIDQAVKTYTEYAGPLALEMGDVATAEEIYRTVLRYERHRYNPRALLGIARVLRAKGSPEAIDRYKTYVNPRICMDGAKDPQAHLELGRLLYERRYLNQAVSTLETARSLDPENPEILLELARAYQETAFRPKALSVAQEAVKKSPGNPAYRSVHAQILLAQSGVQQKGNAMSDEERRMFNAARAEIEEAVRLARTGLQDAPADMTRLGVLSGCLQVQQQILSIAAAINPGDVRLVVDLARCRQEQSATQHALQLHGALNDLLRAPPAARGDASYLETLADLQFRVHLVTDAELTCKELLTLDPNNAVAKQILEKVAGSSGISPPGPGAAPSK, encoded by the coding sequence ATGATGGCGAAAGAAAACCCTGGGCCCCTTGGCGATGGGCTTCTGACAGGCTGCTTCTCGGAAAAGGCAGTGACAAAGGCTGCGCATGACCGACGGAAATCGCCTCCCCGGCTCACGCACTTCGTCGAACGCGTGAAGGCGGTTTCAGGTTCGCTGTTCTTTCTGATTGCCTGGACCATGCTCCAGTTGACACCGGCCCCCGCGCAGAATGTCGCGACAACGACGCAAGCCGAACCGCCTTCCGGGGCATTGGCCGGTTTGGCTGGAATATCGGAAGTGAAGCCGGGGATGTCAACCAAGGAGCTGATCGAGCTGGCTCGCCAATTGGCCCAATCCCACAGATGGGACGATGCGGAAAAGATACTCACCGAGGTGATCAGGCAGGAACCCCGCAATCTCTCGGCATACCAGTCGGCGGCTCAGATGTACGAGATTCGGGCGTCGGTCGTTCGGGCGGATGCTTCTCTCCCGGATGCGGCCGAGAAGAGCAACACGCTTATCGACCAGGCCGTCAAGACCTACACGGAATACGCCGGCCCGCTGGCATTGGAGATGGGGGACGTTGCCACGGCAGAGGAGATCTACAGGACCGTACTGCGATACGAGCGGCACAGGTACAATCCGCGGGCGCTGCTCGGAATCGCACGTGTCCTCCGGGCAAAGGGTAGCCCCGAGGCCATCGATCGCTACAAGACATACGTCAATCCTCGCATCTGCATGGACGGAGCTAAGGACCCGCAGGCTCACCTGGAATTGGGTAGGCTCCTTTATGAACGCAGATACTTGAATCAGGCCGTCAGCACGCTTGAAACGGCGAGATCGCTCGATCCTGAAAACCCTGAGATTCTCCTGGAACTCGCCCGAGCTTACCAGGAAACCGCGTTTCGCCCCAAGGCCTTGTCGGTGGCTCAGGAAGCGGTGAAGAAAAGCCCCGGCAACCCCGCCTATCGAAGCGTCCACGCGCAGATACTCCTTGCCCAGAGCGGGGTGCAACAAAAGGGAAACGCCATGTCCGACGAGGAGCGCCGGATGTTCAATGCCGCCCGGGCTGAAATCGAAGAAGCGGTCCGGCTGGCCCGTACCGGCCTCCAGGATGCACCGGCGGACATGACTCGCCTCGGGGTTCTCTCCGGGTGTTTGCAGGTTCAGCAGCAGATCCTGTCGATTGCGGCCGCCATCAACCCCGGGGATGTCCGTCTGGTGGTGGACTTGGCTCGGTGTCGCCAGGAACAGTCGGCAACCCAACATGCTCTTCAGCTTCACGGCGCCCTCAACGACTTGCTGCGTGCGCCACCGGCCGCCCGCGGAGATGCGTCCTACCTCGAGACGCTTGCCGATCTGCAGTTCCGCGTGCATCTGGTCACGGATGCTGAATTGACCTGCAAGGAACTGCTGACGTTGGATCCGAACAACGCTGTTGCCAAGCAGATTCTCGAAAAGGTCGCCGGGAGCAGCGGTATATCCCCCCCGGGACCGGGCGCCGCTCCTTCGAAATAG